The genomic DNA CCCTGCCTTGGTCATTTAAAACCCCGCACGAGAAGCACAACTTTACCACCCTCAATGACATTAAGCATGTGACGGTGTCCCGCCTGGGATGATACGCTGCGCAGCGACCCATTCGTTCAGGTCAGCGCCGCGATACACGATCTTGCGCCCCAGCTTGTAATAGACAGGGCCCATGCCTTTGTGCCGCCAT from Sulfitobacter sp. S190 includes the following:
- a CDS encoding AlpA family transcriptional regulator, with the translated sequence MAELFQSDRNYVLGDPELELLGDRTKLAQWRHKGMGPVYYKLGRKIVYRGADLNEWVAAQRIIPGGTPSHA